Proteins encoded together in one Planctomyces sp. SH-PL14 window:
- the glgB gene encoding 1,4-alpha-glucan branching protein GlgB — MSWQIWSDFDSHLWAEGTHMRAYEKLGAHPETVDGQPSCRFAVWAPNASNVSVIGDFNGWQPGRDELQPVLGSGVWQGLLPRVRTGALYKFHIVSRHGDFRVDKADPFAFQAELPPGTASRVCETGQFEWHDAEWRQSRGLRQAPTAPISIYEVHLGSWRRGPQGETLTYRQLAPLLADYIHEMGFTHVELMPLGEHPFGGSWGYQTIGYFAPTSRYGAPDDLRTLIDLLHQRGIGVLLDWVPAHFPRDEHGLAYFDGTHLFEASDPQRRSQPDWNTFIFDYGKPEVVSFLTSSALFWLDQFHIDGLRVDAVASMLYLDYSREPGEWTPNRQGGRENLEAIEFLRHLNRQVSQHHPGTLVIAEESTAFSGVSRSVEQGGLGFSYKWDMGWMHDTLRYAAVQPAARREHHSELTFRMNYAFSERFVLPLSHDEVVYGKGSLLSRMPGDDWQKRAHLRLLFGYLFTQPGKKLLFMGGELGQWDEWNHDATVCWELLNSPEHRGLQRWVRDLNTFYRGQTALHALDTEPGGFEWIEAHDAARSIIGYLRRPSHGDPLLVLLNWTAATVRNYRIGVPTGGDWTELLNSDAALYGGSGQGNLGTVHAAPVPAQGRPYLLSVTVPPLALTIFRPTGERPWGPSGFRSDPPSEPSVPRHES; from the coding sequence ATGAGCTGGCAGATCTGGAGCGACTTTGACTCGCATCTTTGGGCCGAAGGGACCCACATGCGGGCCTATGAAAAGCTTGGAGCGCATCCGGAAACGGTCGATGGACAGCCAAGTTGCCGATTCGCCGTCTGGGCGCCGAACGCGTCGAACGTTTCGGTGATCGGAGACTTCAACGGCTGGCAGCCTGGCCGCGATGAGCTGCAGCCGGTCCTAGGGAGCGGCGTGTGGCAGGGTCTTCTTCCCCGGGTCCGCACAGGGGCCCTCTACAAGTTTCACATTGTCTCGCGCCACGGGGACTTTCGAGTCGACAAGGCCGATCCGTTTGCCTTCCAGGCCGAACTGCCACCGGGAACGGCATCGCGAGTTTGTGAGACAGGCCAGTTCGAATGGCATGACGCCGAGTGGCGGCAATCGCGCGGTCTCCGCCAGGCGCCGACTGCTCCCATCTCCATTTACGAGGTTCATCTCGGTTCTTGGCGTCGCGGCCCGCAAGGGGAAACGCTGACCTACCGTCAATTGGCGCCCCTGCTGGCCGACTATATTCATGAGATGGGGTTCACGCACGTGGAGCTGATGCCGCTGGGGGAGCATCCCTTTGGCGGCTCCTGGGGCTATCAGACGATCGGATACTTCGCACCGACGAGCCGATATGGGGCTCCGGACGATCTCCGGACGCTGATCGATTTGCTCCATCAGCGGGGAATCGGCGTGCTGCTTGATTGGGTCCCCGCGCACTTCCCGCGCGACGAGCACGGTCTGGCCTACTTTGATGGCACGCACCTGTTCGAGGCTTCCGATCCGCAGCGCCGATCACAGCCGGACTGGAATACGTTCATCTTTGATTACGGCAAACCGGAAGTCGTCAGCTTCCTGACTAGCAGCGCTCTGTTCTGGCTAGACCAGTTCCACATCGACGGGCTCCGCGTCGACGCGGTCGCTTCGATGCTGTACCTCGACTACTCGCGCGAGCCGGGCGAGTGGACCCCCAATCGACAGGGAGGACGGGAGAACCTGGAGGCGATCGAGTTCCTGCGGCATCTCAACCGGCAGGTATCGCAACACCACCCGGGAACGCTGGTCATAGCGGAGGAATCGACCGCTTTCTCGGGAGTCTCTCGTTCCGTCGAGCAAGGAGGACTCGGCTTCAGCTACAAGTGGGACATGGGATGGATGCACGACACTCTCCGTTATGCCGCGGTCCAACCGGCGGCGCGGCGGGAGCACCATTCCGAGCTCACGTTCCGAATGAATTACGCCTTCAGCGAGCGCTTCGTCCTCCCGCTCTCGCACGACGAAGTTGTGTACGGGAAGGGATCGCTGCTCTCACGCATGCCGGGCGACGACTGGCAGAAGCGCGCCCATCTGCGACTCCTGTTCGGCTATCTCTTTACCCAGCCCGGCAAGAAGCTGCTCTTCATGGGAGGCGAGTTGGGACAGTGGGACGAGTGGAACCACGACGCCACCGTGTGCTGGGAGCTGTTGAACTCACCGGAGCATCGCGGGCTCCAGCGATGGGTCCGTGATCTCAACACGTTCTATCGTGGTCAAACGGCGCTCCACGCGTTGGACACGGAGCCCGGCGGATTCGAGTGGATCGAAGCGCACGACGCGGCGCGCAGCATCATCGGCTACCTACGGAGACCGAGCCATGGGGACCCACTCTTGGTGCTTTTGAACTGGACTGCGGCAACGGTGCGGAACTACCGGATTGGGGTTCCCACCGGAGGGGACTGGACGGAGCTGCTGAACAGCGACGCGGCGCTGTACGGGGGGAGCGGTCAGGGGAACCTGGGAACGGTCCACGCGGCACCGGTTCCGGCGCAGGGACGTCCCTACCTGCTCAGCGTCACTGTCCCTCCGTTGGCACTCACGATCTTCAGGCCGACCGGGGAACGACCATGGGGCCCCAGCGGATTTCGCTCGGATCCACCAAGCGAGCCATCAGTTCCTCGACATGAATCCTGA
- a CDS encoding low molecular weight phosphatase family protein → MELSTKRKRAVPDQRADEFTPSPADRGRGSPRSPLSRDDFERRGIADVSTGGRQTRFGENRSGGLESDGSPCPSPSTAPVAVNQILFLCTGNYYRSRYAEIVFNHLAPAYGLVWQATSRGLAPDDRNPGPISQHTLAALRSAGIPAPNPLRFPMPVTENDLSAAQIVVAVKEAEHRPLLQRSFPGAVGQVEFWHVHDLDCAGPESALPQLRIHVEELMARLVDPSEIRWGPMVVPRSA, encoded by the coding sequence GGACGAATTCACACCATCGCCAGCAGACAGAGGGCGTGGATCTCCCAGGAGCCCCTTGTCTCGCGACGACTTCGAGCGACGCGGCATTGCGGATGTCTCAACCGGGGGGCGGCAAACACGGTTTGGAGAGAATCGCTCCGGCGGTCTAGAATCGGACGGTTCGCCTTGTCCCTCGCCTTCGACCGCACCAGTAGCTGTGAATCAGATTCTCTTTCTCTGCACCGGAAACTATTACCGGAGCCGTTACGCTGAAATTGTGTTCAACCACCTGGCGCCCGCCTACGGGCTTGTGTGGCAGGCCACGTCACGTGGCCTCGCGCCCGACGATCGAAATCCTGGGCCGATATCCCAGCACACCCTGGCGGCTCTCCGGTCTGCCGGTATCCCTGCTCCCAATCCGCTTCGTTTTCCGATGCCGGTTACCGAGAACGACCTGTCAGCGGCCCAGATCGTTGTAGCGGTGAAGGAGGCGGAGCACCGCCCGCTCCTCCAACGCTCATTCCCCGGGGCAGTCGGCCAAGTCGAGTTCTGGCACGTCCATGACCTCGACTGCGCCGGTCCGGAGAGCGCTCTGCCGCAGCTCAGGATTCATGTCGAGGAACTGATGGCTCGCTTGGTGGATCCGAGCGAAATCCGCTGGGGCCCCATGGTCGTTCCCCGGTCGGCCTGA